In a single window of the Verrucomicrobiia bacterium genome:
- a CDS encoding SDR family oxidoreductase, with translation MNSETALITGASSGIGLALAREFAKNGHSLILTAPKEEELRAIASNLSADFDIKVGVIPADLEDPESPKRIHDAVLRDGERIDIVVNNAGLGYRGNFWDITLHDQLSIVRVNIEAVMRLTHLFLPEMISRNRGRVANTASIAGFEPGPLLAVYHASKAFVLSFTEALATELEKTEITVTAICPGPTDTDFFPKAGMVDTNAFQKAHVMAPQDVAAIGYRGIMRGDRTVVAGGSNKALVFARRFLTEGGQARLNKKFYEKAKPQSRKRQRGDIERKAEEKQLSE, from the coding sequence GCATTGATCACAGGTGCGTCGAGCGGAATCGGCCTCGCCCTGGCACGTGAATTTGCGAAGAACGGTCACTCCCTCATCCTCACCGCCCCGAAGGAGGAGGAGCTCCGCGCGATCGCATCGAACTTAAGTGCCGACTTTGACATAAAAGTAGGCGTCATTCCTGCCGATTTAGAGGACCCGGAGTCTCCCAAACGGATTCACGACGCAGTTTTACGGGATGGTGAACGGATCGATATCGTTGTAAATAACGCCGGCCTCGGATATCGGGGGAATTTCTGGGATATAACGCTCCACGATCAGCTTTCGATTGTCCGGGTCAATATCGAAGCAGTGATGCGACTGACGCATCTATTTCTTCCTGAGATGATTTCGAGAAACCGCGGGCGGGTGGCGAACACAGCCTCAATTGCCGGTTTTGAACCCGGCCCTCTTTTGGCTGTATATCACGCAAGCAAAGCGTTCGTGCTTTCATTTACGGAAGCCCTCGCGACAGAGCTTGAAAAGACTGAAATCACGGTGACTGCAATCTGCCCCGGACCAACGGATACGGACTTTTTTCCCAAGGCGGGAATGGTCGATACGAACGCCTTTCAAAAGGCCCACGTTATGGCACCGCAGGATGTCGCCGCTATCGGCTATCGAGGGATCATGCGCGGGGATCGCACAGTAGTCGCGGGAGGGTCGAATAAAGCGCTGGTCTTTGCGCGAAGATTCCTCACCGAAGGTGGCCAGGCCAGGCTAAACAAGAAATTTTACGAAAAGGCCAAGCCGCAAAGCCGGAAACGCCAGCGAGGGGACATTGAACGGAAGGCTGAAGAGAAGCAACTTTCAGAATAG